In the uncultured Methanobacterium sp. genome, one interval contains:
- a CDS encoding undecaprenyl-phosphate glucose phosphotransferase, translating into MIRENQRIFNMALVVIDFSVITLALILAWYIRFETNLLGFGRSVWGFDHYIMPIIFIIPAYIFIYYIFGLYTPQRTKKTINSEALKIIEANIIGLLFLVTLLFIFGFTDYSRYMLAMFAIFSTIFSVTERFIIRTLLKLMRSKQYNIKYILMIGADELGIKFSGVINENEYLGYSIMGFLDDNLEKGERINGSTIIGVVGDLEDVISEKLVDRVIITLSHTQYHRLEWIVETCEKCGVRAEIVPDYYRYMPAKPHMDIIEGIPLIQIRHIPLDNTFNRYMKRSLDLILVVPAIVIFSPLIILVAILVKISSPGPVIFKQERVGLNRKSFYMYKFRSMKVPDEEREDFQWTTKDDPRKTRFGSFIRKTSIDELPQFFNILKGEMSLIGPRPERPYFVEKFKEEVPKYMIKHHIRPGMTGWAQVNGYRGNTSLLKRIKYDIYYVENWTLTLDVKIFFRTLINLFRDKNAY; encoded by the coding sequence ATGATCAGGGAAAATCAGAGAATATTCAACATGGCCCTGGTGGTTATTGACTTTTCAGTGATCACCCTCGCACTGATCCTGGCATGGTATATCCGTTTTGAAACGAATCTGCTTGGTTTTGGTAGGAGTGTTTGGGGATTTGACCATTACATAATGCCGATTATCTTTATCATACCTGCATATATTTTTATTTATTATATTTTTGGTTTATACACCCCTCAAAGAACTAAAAAGACCATAAACTCCGAAGCACTTAAGATAATTGAGGCTAATATCATCGGATTACTTTTTTTAGTAACACTGCTGTTTATATTTGGATTTACAGATTATTCCAGATACATGCTGGCTATGTTTGCCATATTCAGCACCATCTTCTCTGTAACTGAACGATTCATAATTAGAACGTTATTGAAGTTAATGCGCAGTAAACAGTATAACATCAAATATATTTTAATGATAGGTGCTGATGAACTTGGAATAAAATTTTCTGGCGTAATAAATGAGAATGAGTACCTTGGATACAGTATTATGGGATTTTTAGATGATAATTTGGAAAAAGGTGAAAGAATTAATGGTTCAACGATCATTGGGGTTGTTGGAGATCTGGAAGATGTAATCTCTGAAAAGTTAGTTGATAGGGTGATTATAACTTTATCCCACACACAGTATCATCGCCTTGAATGGATCGTTGAAACATGTGAAAAATGTGGGGTACGTGCAGAGATTGTACCGGATTACTATCGTTACATGCCTGCCAAACCACACATGGATATAATAGAAGGCATACCACTGATCCAGATTAGACACATACCCCTGGATAACACTTTTAACAGATATATGAAAAGATCTTTAGACCTTATACTGGTGGTCCCGGCTATTGTAATCTTTTCCCCACTAATCATTCTGGTGGCGATTCTGGTTAAAATCAGCTCTCCTGGTCCGGTCATATTCAAGCAGGAAAGGGTTGGACTTAACCGGAAAAGTTTTTATATGTACAAATTTCGCAGTATGAAAGTCCCTGATGAAGAAAGAGAAGACTTTCAATGGACCACTAAAGATGACCCCCGTAAAACCCGGTTTGGTTCATTCATTAGAAAAACCAGTATCGATGAGTTACCCCAGTTTTTCAACATATTAAAGGGAGAAATGAGTTTAATCGGTCCCAGACCGGAACGCCCATATTTTGTGGAAAAATTCAAGGAAGAAGTTCCGAAATACATGATCAAACACCATATTCGTCCGGGAATGACTGGATGGGCACAGGTTAATGGTTACAGGGGGAATACTTCCCTCCTAAAACGGATAAAATATGACATTTACTATGTGGAAAACTGGACCTTAACCCTTGATGTGAAAATATTTTTCAGAACTTTAATCAATCTGTTTAGAGATAAGAATGCTTATTAA
- a CDS encoding glycosyltransferase family 2 protein: MDLSIIIVNYRTYDLTKQTIESVISKDHPFSYQICLVDNASHEGSLEKLKKDFAREEKTGLIKFIASTRNNGFAYANNRALKESSARYVLLLNSDTVILNNSLTKCMDYMEGDSSIGALGCKVILPDGSLDKACRRSFPTFSVSFYRMTGLSGLFPKSKRFGKYNLTYLNKNETYEVDSLVGAFMLVRSDAIHEVGLLDEKFFMYGEDIDWCYRIKSSGWKIMYYSGAEIIHYKGGSNNTRDKSRLTTEFYRSMYIFYNKHYRDDYPFIITGITYMGIWGICSMKKILNHLKNII, from the coding sequence ATGGATTTATCTATCATAATAGTGAACTACCGCACCTATGATCTGACTAAACAGACCATAGAATCAGTAATCAGCAAAGATCACCCGTTCAGTTACCAAATATGCCTAGTGGACAATGCTTCCCATGAGGGGAGCCTTGAAAAATTAAAGAAAGACTTTGCCCGAGAAGAAAAAACTGGTTTGATCAAGTTCATTGCCAGCACTAGAAACAATGGCTTTGCCTATGCCAATAACCGGGCCTTGAAAGAGAGCAGTGCCCGGTATGTTTTATTACTCAATTCGGATACCGTAATTCTTAATAACTCTCTAACCAAATGTATGGATTACATGGAGGGGGATTCCAGTATAGGAGCTCTGGGATGCAAGGTAATTCTACCCGATGGCTCACTGGATAAGGCGTGTAGAAGAAGTTTTCCAACATTCAGTGTTTCCTTTTACAGAATGACTGGTTTATCCGGGCTTTTCCCTAAAAGTAAACGGTTTGGTAAATATAATCTCACCTATTTGAATAAGAATGAAACCTACGAGGTGGATAGTTTAGTGGGTGCCTTTATGCTGGTGAGATCTGATGCAATCCATGAGGTAGGTCTGTTGGATGAGAAATTCTTCATGTATGGTGAAGATATTGACTGGTGTTACCGTATCAAATCCAGTGGTTGGAAAATAATGTACTACAGTGGGGCAGAGATTATCCATTACAAAGGGGGAAGTAACAATACCCGGGATAAATCCAGACTCACCACTGAATTTTACAGATCAATGTACATCTTTTATAACAAGCATTACCGTGATGATTATCCTTTTATCATTACTGGAATCACATACATGGGGATATGGGGGATCTGTAGCATGAAAAAAATATTAAATCATTTGAAAAATATTATATGA
- a CDS encoding transposase yields the protein MRIKKVPHFTTIQKFFKRLPSEQIREINQLILLLNDIKADIIALDGSGFTNDYADKYYAKIRQKERKSYIKNHLTIDVKTRLILYYQTSRGPKYDTQFAKPALRQIKKYKPDYIVADKAYDTEPIRKCINEELKAFDQIPLKNRAKKGQYRLKSPTIFRNKIYTKRNNIESIFSTIKRKFNGTNHSRSTQLSNKETKLKNTIYNIYRTTQIN from the coding sequence TTGAGAATAAAAAAGGTTCCGCACTTTACAACGATCCAAAAATTCTTTAAACGATTACCTTCAGAACAAATTAGAGAAATTAACCAATTAATACTATTATTAAACGATATTAAAGCAGATATAATAGCATTGGACGGCTCTGGTTTTACTAATGATTATGCAGACAAGTATTATGCAAAAATACGGCAAAAAGAAAGAAAAAGCTACATAAAAAACCATTTAACAATAGACGTGAAAACACGCCTTATTTTATATTATCAAACTTCGCGCGGACCAAAATATGATACACAATTTGCAAAACCCGCATTAAGACAAATCAAAAAATATAAACCAGATTACATAGTAGCAGACAAAGCATATGACACAGAACCAATAAGAAAATGCATAAATGAAGAACTCAAAGCATTTGACCAAATACCACTCAAAAACAGAGCAAAAAAAGGACAATACAGACTAAAAAGCCCAACAATATTCCGAAACAAAATATACACAAAAAGAAACAACATAGAAAGCATATTTTCAACAATAAAAAGAAAATTCAACGGCACAAACCACAGCCGAAGCACACAACTATCAAACAAAGAAACCAAACTCAAAAACACAATATACAACATCTACAGAACAACACAAATCAACTAA
- a CDS encoding CARDB domain-containing protein has translation MLVNNLNIKKSSIIFILAVALFSVASLLTVSTSNAAMPLYVNGSGDDTWDGTSPTWIENTIGPMKTIQIAINNVDEGGTINVASGTYNEHLSINKNLNLVGEDPETTIIDGTNSGQVINVAALSNVNISNFTLKNGTSTEGGGIYSLATLNINNCIITGNNASNGGGIFAAGTTTVNNSVISGNTADYGGGITYGWNTLTVRYSKLNDNAANYAGNEIYCGPSTVNAQYNWWGQNTGPQEGQIYGTVSYSPWIYMTLTPSSTSIIKGGNSQLTASFNNAYDGTTVTSFNPASGHIPNGLNVTFASDSAGIVNPTTGKTLNGSATTNYVAGGNPGISIVNATLDDETVEKSVTITNMDLISSSVTAPATGFRGSTITVANTVMNQGTTAVAGFYVTYYLCSAQSLGGTIYNVGCRYVSGLAAGASSSASSVLNVPGTVPVGLYYVAAFVDSTRLIAEVNESNNAGFSASRMNVLDGCDLVVTGVTAPVTGIRGNQITVPNTVKNVGNAAVAGFYVTYYLCSAQSLGGTIYNVGCRYVSGLAAGASSSASSVLNVPGTVPVGLYYVAAFVDSTRLIAEVNESNNAGFSASRMNVLDGCDLVVTGVTAPVTGIRGNQITVPNTVKNVGNAAVAGFYVTYYLCSAQSLGGTIYNVGCRYVSGLAAGASSSASSVLNVPGTVPVGLYYVAAFVDSTRLIAEVNESNNAGFSASRMNVLDGCDLVVTGVTAPVTGIRGNQITVPNTVKNVGNAAVAGFYVTYYLCSAQSLGGTIYNVGCRYVSGLAAGASSSASSVLNVPGTVPVGLYYVAAFVDSTRLIAEVNESNNAGFSASKLNVMDLVIDPTPPSSPVKITFIHHSCGGNWLADGNGNLGAALNANNYYVTETDYGWDAESGDNLGDYTNTNDWPSWFNDVKMPYVYANDQHSAYTNTISNPGGENEIIMFKSCFPLSEVGSSIDDEKAIYNSLKAYFAAHPNKLFVLITPPGETNVESYQLTRELCNWLVDKDNGWLAGYSGKNVMVYDFYGVLSEVNSHHRYTSGNIEHVYAADYDGNSPYHNGDDHPNAIGNQKATNEFLPLLNIAYNQWKS, from the coding sequence TTGTTAGTAAATAATCTGAATATTAAAAAATCAAGCATTATTTTTATTTTAGCTGTTGCATTGTTTTCAGTAGCCTCGTTGTTAACTGTTAGTACATCCAATGCTGCCATGCCTCTCTATGTAAATGGATCAGGGGATGATACGTGGGATGGAACCAGTCCCACTTGGATCGAAAACACCATAGGGCCAATGAAAACCATTCAAATTGCCATAAACAATGTTGATGAGGGTGGAACAATAAATGTGGCCAGTGGAACCTATAATGAACATTTATCCATTAATAAAAATCTTAATCTCGTTGGAGAGGATCCTGAAACTACTATTATTGATGGTACTAACAGTGGCCAAGTAATAAATGTGGCAGCGCTCTCCAATGTGAATATATCCAACTTTACCCTTAAAAACGGAACAAGCACAGAAGGTGGAGGAATATACAGTTTAGCTACTTTAAACATCAATAACTGCATCATCACTGGAAACAATGCCTCTAATGGTGGTGGAATATTTGCCGCTGGAACAACAACTGTAAACAACTCAGTTATCAGTGGAAACACAGCAGATTATGGTGGTGGAATAACTTATGGTTGGAATACTCTAACGGTTAGATACTCCAAACTCAATGATAACGCAGCTAATTATGCGGGTAACGAAATATACTGCGGTCCTTCTACTGTTAATGCCCAATATAACTGGTGGGGTCAAAACACAGGTCCACAAGAGGGACAGATATATGGAACAGTTTCATATTCACCTTGGATTTACATGACACTCACACCCAGCTCCACATCTATTATTAAGGGTGGAAACAGTCAACTGACTGCAAGTTTTAACAATGCTTACGATGGAACTACAGTTACATCATTTAACCCTGCATCCGGCCACATACCCAATGGTTTAAATGTTACTTTTGCAAGTGACTCTGCCGGAATTGTTAACCCTACAACTGGCAAAACGTTAAACGGAAGTGCTACAACCAATTATGTTGCTGGTGGTAATCCTGGAATTTCAATTGTGAATGCTACTTTAGACGACGAGACTGTTGAAAAATCTGTAACTATCACCAACATGGATCTGATTAGTAGTAGTGTCACTGCTCCAGCTACTGGTTTTCGTGGTAGTACCATCACTGTAGCTAACACAGTGATGAATCAGGGTACAACTGCTGTGGCTGGTTTTTATGTGACGTATTATTTGTGTTCTGCTCAGAGTTTGGGTGGTACTATTTATAATGTGGGTTGTCGTTATGTTAGTGGGTTGGCTGCTGGGGCGAGTAGTAGTGCTAGTTCGGTGTTGAATGTGCCTGGTACTGTTCCTGTGGGCCTGTATTATGTTGCGGCTTTTGTGGATAGTACTCGTTTAATAGCAGAGGTTAATGAGAGTAATAATGCGGGTTTTAGTGCTAGTAGGATGAATGTGTTAGATGGTTGTGATCTTGTTGTAACGGGTGTTACTGCTCCTGTTACTGGGATTCGTGGTAATCAAATAACTGTGCCTAATACTGTGAAGAATGTGGGTAATGCTGCTGTGGCTGGTTTTTATGTGACGTATTATTTGTGTTCTGCTCAGAGTTTGGGTGGTACTATTTATAATGTGGGTTGTCGTTATGTTAGTGGGTTGGCTGCTGGGGCGAGTAGTAGTGCTAGTTCGGTGTTGAATGTGCCTGGTACTGTTCCTGTGGGCCTGTATTATGTTGCGGCTTTTGTGGATAGTACTCGTTTAATAGCAGAGGTTAATGAGAGTAATAATGCGGGTTTTAGTGCTAGTAGGATGAATGTGTTAGATGGTTGTGATCTTGTTGTAACGGGTGTTACTGCTCCTGTTACTGGGATTCGTGGTAATCAAATAACTGTGCCTAATACTGTGAAGAATGTGGGTAATGCTGCTGTGGCTGGTTTTTATGTGACGTATTATTTGTGTTCTGCTCAGAGTTTGGGTGGTACTATTTATAATGTGGGTTGTCGTTATGTTAGTGGGTTGGCTGCTGGGGCGAGTAGTAGTGCTAGTTCGGTGTTGAATGTGCCTGGTACTGTTCCTGTGGGCCTGTATTATGTTGCGGCTTTTGTGGATAGTACTCGTTTAATAGCAGAGGTTAATGAGAGTAATAATGCGGGTTTTAGTGCTAGTAGGATGAATGTGTTAGATGGTTGTGATCTTGTTGTAACGGGTGTTACTGCTCCTGTTACTGGGATTCGTGGTAATCAAATAACTGTGCCTAATACTGTGAAGAATGTGGGTAATGCTGCTGTGGCTGGTTTTTATGTGACGTATTATTTGTGTTCTGCTCAGAGTTTGGGTGGTACTATTTATAATGTGGGTTGTCGTTATGTTAGTGGGTTGGCTGCTGGGGCGAGTAGTAGTGCTAGTTCGGTGTTGAATGTGCCTGGTACTGTTCCTGTGGGCCTGTATTATGTTGCGGCTTTTGTGGATAGTACTCGTTTAATAGCAGAGGTTAATGAGAGTAATAATGCGGGTTTTAGTGCTAGTAAACTTAATGTCATGGACCTTGTTATAGACCCCACTCCTCCCTCATCGCCGGTAAAAATAACCTTCATCCACCATTCATGTGGTGGTAATTGGTTGGCTGATGGAAATGGTAACCTCGGCGCTGCCCTAAATGCAAACAACTACTATGTAACTGAAACCGACTATGGCTGGGATGCAGAGTCTGGAGACAATCTGGGAGACTACACTAATACCAATGACTGGCCTTCATGGTTTAATGATGTTAAAATGCCTTATGTATATGCTAACGATCAACATTCAGCCTACACTAATACCATAAGTAACCCTGGTGGTGAAAACGAGATAATCATGTTCAAGTCATGTTTCCCTCTGAGTGAGGTTGGAAGCAGTATTGATGATGAGAAAGCTATTTATAATAGTTTAAAAGCTTATTTTGCTGCTCACCCCAATAAACTCTTTGTTTTAATAACACCTCCCGGGGAAACAAATGTTGAAAGTTATCAGTTGACTCGTGAACTGTGCAACTGGCTGGTTGATAAAGACAATGGTTGGTTGGCAGGATACAGTGGAAAAAACGTTATGGTCTATGATTTCTATGGAGTGCTCTCTGAAGTTAACTCACACCATAGATACACATCAGGCAATATAGAGCATGTTTATGCTGCCGATTACGATGGGAACTCACCTTACCATAATGGAGACGACCATCCTAATGCCATAGGCAATCAAAAAGCAACAAACGAATTTCTACCATTATTAAACATAGCCTATAATCAATGGAAATCATAA
- a CDS encoding LCP family protein: protein MNRKIVILGFVGILVLVVGVSLSYLLFIPKTESSERINILFLGSDARSPQDQGYTDSINILSIDKNTKNVSILSIPRDTRVQIAGRGVDKINSAYAYGDINTTIDTVENFLNVRIDYYVLVDFTDFKEMVDTVGGITMNVEPHISAVRPELHGKTGVSKLTGDEALIYVRFRQDSDSEGGRMKRHREAISAIIHEALNPSNILQAPAVLNQLRENVKTNIPPLETTVIEKLITGFNIDNATTGVVTGEYTHINGINYMIPDMNKTEETVIKLGLRN from the coding sequence ATGAATAGGAAAATTGTAATTTTAGGATTTGTAGGGATCTTGGTTTTAGTAGTTGGGGTAAGTTTATCCTATTTACTGTTTATTCCTAAAACAGAATCCAGTGAAAGAATTAATATATTATTTTTAGGATCAGATGCCCGATCACCCCAGGATCAGGGATATACAGATTCCATTAACATTTTATCCATTGATAAAAATACAAAAAACGTTTCTATTCTTTCCATACCTCGTGATACCAGGGTACAGATTGCTGGAAGAGGTGTGGATAAAATTAACAGTGCATATGCCTATGGAGATATAAACACCACCATAGATACTGTGGAGAACTTTCTGAATGTTAGAATTGATTACTATGTGCTGGTTGACTTCACTGACTTTAAGGAAATGGTGGACACCGTAGGTGGTATCACCATGAATGTGGAACCTCATATCTCTGCAGTGAGACCAGAGTTGCATGGAAAAACAGGTGTAAGTAAATTAACTGGTGATGAAGCTTTGATTTACGTTCGTTTCAGGCAAGACTCTGACTCGGAAGGGGGGCGAATGAAGAGACATCGCGAAGCAATATCAGCCATTATTCACGAAGCTTTAAACCCCTCAAACATACTTCAGGCCCCTGCTGTTTTGAACCAGTTAAGGGAAAATGTAAAAACAAATATTCCCCCGCTAGAGACAACAGTAATTGAAAAGTTAATCACTGGATTTAACATAGATAATGCTACAACTGGGGTTGTTACCGGAGAATATACACATATAAATGGAATAAATTACATGATTCCTGACATGAATAAAACCGAAGAAACTGTTATTAAATTAGGGCTAAGAAATTAA
- a CDS encoding glycosyltransferase family 2 protein — translation MNLTVIIPNYNGKPFLKECFESLNNQNYPFEVIVIDNASLDGSVDYIKENYPEFILIENHENLGFAGAVNQGIKASSSEYIFLLNNDVQLEGETISNLLKCIKKDENIFAVSSKMIQYHDPTKMDDAGDEYALMGWTRRVGYGKSPDKYIMEREIFSACAGAAIYRRRILEEIGYFDENFFAYMEDVDISYRAKINGYKCLYCPKAVVYHIGSGTSGSKYNEFKIKLAARNNVYVPYKNMPWPQLMFNSVFLIIGFFIKYLFFLRQGHSNVYLEGLKESFGSLGNIEKVKYTNKNFKNYLKIEWMLIKNTVKFIFF, via the coding sequence ATGAATTTAACAGTCATCATCCCTAACTACAATGGTAAACCTTTTTTAAAAGAGTGTTTTGAATCTTTAAATAATCAAAACTATCCATTTGAGGTTATAGTAATTGACAACGCATCTTTAGATGGAAGTGTTGATTACATCAAAGAAAATTATCCCGAATTTATTTTAATAGAAAATCATGAGAATCTTGGTTTTGCAGGAGCTGTCAACCAAGGGATAAAAGCTTCCAGTTCAGAGTATATCTTCCTTTTGAACAATGATGTACAGTTGGAAGGGGAAACCATTTCCAATCTTTTAAAATGCATTAAAAAGGATGAAAACATCTTTGCAGTTTCTTCCAAAATGATCCAGTATCATGATCCAACTAAAATGGATGATGCAGGGGATGAATATGCACTCATGGGTTGGACACGCAGGGTGGGTTATGGGAAATCTCCAGATAAATACATCATGGAAAGAGAGATTTTTAGTGCCTGTGCTGGTGCAGCAATTTACAGGAGGAGGATCCTGGAGGAAATAGGATATTTTGATGAAAACTTCTTTGCCTACATGGAAGATGTTGATATCAGTTATAGGGCAAAAATTAATGGTTATAAATGTTTATATTGTCCTAAAGCGGTTGTTTATCATATAGGTAGCGGGACAAGTGGTAGTAAATATAATGAATTTAAGATCAAACTGGCTGCTCGGAATAATGTTTATGTTCCATATAAAAATATGCCCTGGCCTCAATTAATGTTTAATTCTGTTTTTTTGATTATAGGTTTTTTTATAAAATACTTATTTTTTTTAAGGCAAGGGCATAGTAATGTCTATTTAGAAGGTTTAAAAGAGAGTTTTGGTTCTTTAGGTAACATAGAGAAAGTAAAATACACAAATAAAAATTTTAAAAATTATTTAAAAATTGAATGGATGCTTATTAAGAATACTGTAAAATTTATTTTTTTCTAA
- a CDS encoding DUF1616 domain-containing protein, which translates to MKGTSSKDLLLLFVLAIITAVFTSINPLNSFIMNIFFFILIFILSGYSLMSVLYPEENYAGIIRKPLLLIELCVFLTVLISVILKYSTIGLQLRDLTLILALITVVLSITAHILRINYFKPGIEETIKPGIEETSTSLKKVLPMNLVTFIVLSILMIITVLVPPLNKTSLWMIPGSLFVCFIPGYLLLAVMFPKNDDLELIERIALGFGASLILTSLIGLAFNYTPWSIRLELILIVLAVFSIIFCLITFIRIKKLPLERRLHIPKLEKLLSIFLIICIILTIGTTAYTFLKPGSIQTDANESNFTDFHIKGVDVNASNYTLNLTSGTKKNLTMVLVNREGSTVNYRLVVQVNNTILKQENITLQNNQQMEIPLNFTAGTVGQKKIEFILYKLPDQNPYQKRSLWMKIT; encoded by the coding sequence ATGAAAGGAACATCATCAAAAGACCTATTGCTACTTTTTGTATTAGCAATAATCACTGCAGTATTTACATCAATTAACCCCCTTAATAGCTTTATAATGAATATATTCTTTTTTATACTGATTTTTATCCTTTCGGGATATTCACTGATGTCAGTACTTTACCCTGAAGAAAATTACGCTGGCATTATAAGAAAACCTCTCTTACTTATAGAGTTGTGTGTATTCCTGACCGTTTTAATTAGCGTTATATTGAAATATTCTACGATAGGACTTCAACTTAGAGATTTAACCTTAATTTTAGCATTAATTACAGTAGTACTCTCCATTACAGCCCACATCCTCAGGATTAACTATTTCAAACCAGGAATAGAAGAAACAATTAAACCTGGTATTGAAGAAACATCCACTTCTTTGAAGAAGGTATTGCCTATGAACCTGGTAACGTTCATCGTACTAAGCATACTGATGATAATTACTGTTTTAGTTCCTCCATTGAACAAAACTTCCCTTTGGATGATTCCAGGTAGTTTATTCGTATGTTTCATACCCGGGTACTTATTACTGGCTGTTATGTTCCCCAAAAATGATGATTTGGAATTAATTGAACGTATTGCACTGGGTTTTGGGGCAAGTTTAATCCTGACTTCTTTAATCGGTTTAGCATTTAACTATACTCCATGGAGCATCCGTTTAGAACTCATACTCATTGTTTTAGCTGTTTTTAGCATTATATTTTGCCTCATAACATTTATCAGAATAAAAAAGCTACCTCTAGAAAGAAGACTCCATATTCCTAAACTGGAAAAATTATTATCCATCTTTCTCATTATCTGCATCATCCTAACCATTGGTACTACTGCTTACACCTTCTTGAAACCAGGATCCATCCAAACAGATGCCAATGAAAGTAATTTCACTGATTTTCATATTAAAGGAGTGGATGTAAATGCCAGTAATTATACTCTCAACCTCACATCTGGAACCAAAAAGAATCTAACCATGGTTTTGGTAAACCGGGAAGGATCAACCGTGAACTATCGTTTAGTGGTTCAGGTGAATAACACCATCCTAAAACAGGAAAATATTACCCTTCAAAACAATCAACAAATGGAAATTCCCCTTAACTTCACTGCAGGAACAGTAGGGCAGAAGAAGATTGAATTCATTCTTTATAAACTTCCAGACCAGAATCCATACCAGAAACGTAGCTTATGGATGAAAATAACATAA